aaaaaaaaaaagaagcacaaaTTAAAGTGAAGATTAAGAGTGAAAAAAGGAACATTGGATATTTCATTCCACAGATCAGAAACTGAAGATCACAGCAGAAAGGAGGCTGTGTTCTGTGAGGCAGGGAAGTGACAGCATGGGAGAGGACGCATACAAGAGTGTGGATATTGGGCCTGGGAGAGCACATCACCGGTCCATCATGCTGAGGATCATCTCAGGGGTGAGGTCTCCATTGGGTGCGGCCTCAGGGACCGAGAGCTGCTCTGCATCTACTCCTCCCTCTGTGGCTTCGACCTCCTCCACCACAGGCTCTGCTGATGCTGCCACTGAAGAATCCACACCGTCCTGCTCCTTCTTCACTATGATGTTCTCAATAGCTCCCGTGCCTTCGTCCTCCACCTGGATAATGGCAGTTGCTGCCCAGACagaaattattaatttataaaggGTGTTTACAGGCCAAATAATGACATGTTTCTAACAGTGTTTCTGTTAAAGAACCAAAATCATATACTGAAACAAAAATAGTATAATATTTGaaaatacaaattttttttatttggcctTCATGTCAGATCAGAGGTGATCATCTAATAAACGTAGAAGCATGATAAATACCAGTAGGTGCTATGGCTGTGTTCTTAGCAGGGGATGCCTTGGGAGGATTCTTCGGAGGTCGTCCACGTTTCCTCTTGACAGGTGGCTCAGCAGGGGCCGGGACAGGGACGGTTGGTGGAGCCTGTTCtacctccatctccacatcatctagagcatcttcatcctcctcctcttcctcatcaagGTCATCCAAGTCAGGCTCACCATGATCATCTAACACAGAATGCATAGTTTAAAGTATCCTTATACTCCATTCACAGTGCAAATTTACCCTTGGCTGAAGACCACACAGTTAAAATTTGAGCAGCTAAAGGGTTAAAAACTAATTCCATCActcaccactatcatcatcatcatccttccTGGAGcgcatcttcctcttcctgccACCTCGGCCTCTCTTGGTTGGAGCACCATTCTCCCCATCACCACCTTCCATTCCAGAACAGTTCTCAGCATGTCTGGCCATGGTGttctgagggggaaaaaaaaaaaaaaagtaatatgtTAGGGAATATTTTTTAGCATATGTGGCATGCAAGTAGCAAAACCTTTTACATACCCTGCGTGTGAAAGTCTTTCCACACTTAGTGCACACAAAAGAAGTGGGCACGAAGTTGGGGTCGTGATAACGTCGAAAATGCATGTCCAGGAGTTGTTTCTGTCTAAATGTTTTCTCACAGTGGCTGCAGGCATATGGCTTTTCCCCAGTGTGGGTACGTTTGTGCATCACCATGTGACGCTCCTGACAGAACACAAgaaaatggtttttttttttttttttttttaagttttcccCACTGTAAAGTGCATGATAGTAAAGTAATCCCATGATATCAGACATGCAACATATCAAAATCAGAGCATGGTTTAGGCTGGCTGACCTGTCGGCAAGCATAGTCACACTGGTCACACTTGAAGCGTTTCTCATTCTTGTGGGATTTCTGGTGCTGGATGAGAGCGTAGCGCTCATGAAACACAGCCTCACAGTAACGGCACTTCCTGCCTTGCTCGATGTAGGAATGCTGCTTGCGCAGATGCACACCTGAGATGTTATATGAAACAGAGGAGATATTATGGAGAACATGTATGCACACCATTCCCCTTAAGCATGGTGCTAGCTAACAGTAGAAGAGTCTTACCCAAGTCACTCTTGCGGGCAATGACGGTGTCACAGTGGGGGCAGTGGAACTTGGCCACATTCTCGGTATGCTTCTGCAGGATGTGCATCTTCATAGTGCCACTCTGGGTGAAACGTGCATGACAGATGTAGCACTCATACGGCTTCTCTCCTGAACACAAAACAGGGGGATAAAGgttactttaaaaaaatttattaaaaaaattagtcAACATTTGATTTAAACTACAAATTCTTCTCATCATGCTTTGAGAGTTGCCAAGTAATCCGAGTGCTGTAAGGATGGATGTCAAACCTGAGTGGGTTCGCATGTGTCTCTTCAGCTTGTAGGTGTCTCTGCTGGCATAACTGCACAGGCTGCACTGGAATGGACGCTCTCCAGTATGAGAGCGAATGTGTCTCTTCAGCTTGCTGACCTAGTTTACAAAACAAagtaacaatataaaaaaagaatttatttgTTGAAGTTTGTTCCACAATGTCACCGACCACAACAAATAACATCTCAGTACAATCAACAGTCCCTCTTTTGTCAATATATtagatttttagaaaaaaaaatttccttcGTCTCTACATTATCtataaaataattaactaaTTTTACTACATACCTCCACACTAGCGTAATCACACATGGAACACTTGAAGGGCTTCTCATGGGTGTGCTTATAGCGGCGATGTCGCACAAGCTCACCGCTAGTCACAAATGCCATGTCACAATCAGTACATTTGTGGGGTCTTGTGCCTGTCcaggaaagaaaaatattttagccATTTGGTCTAAAATATAGGTAAATAAGAGTAGAAATGACTGTGGCAGCAGAaaaacacctgtgtgtgtgttgagatggtTCCTCAGCAGGGTTACAGTCCTGAAGGCACGTCCACACAAGTGGCATTTGTGCGGCCTCTCATCCGTGTGGCTCTTCATGTGACGGTCGAGGTTGGAGCGCCTTGGGCAGGTGTAGCTACACAACTCACACTGGAATGTCTTCTTCACACCTGTAGACACAATGCAAAGTCATTCATAAAAACCCAAAGGGAGTTCTATTCATTATATTTACTAAAAAGCAACACATATCAGCTACTGCAGAGGAATGACGTACCTTTCTTTTTGATTTTGGTTGGTTTTGGCGGTTTCATGTTGCCAACAACCTTCTCTGCATTAACCTCTGAGAGCAGACCTTCTTGCTGCTCCTCCTCAAAGTCGTAAACAGATACATCcatgtctttctctccctctgtgttgTAACGTAGCTtgcttttctttgtctttttggtCTTTTTGACAGGGGGTGTGTAGTCAGGATCCTTGGCCCAAGTTGGATCATCATTCTGGGCTTCAGGAAtatcctcctcttcctgctgCTGCAAAGACTGCTCTTCATGGCCATGCAGCTCATCCTGCTCCACAGTCTCCACTTCACCATTGGCACCTACTTTCACAACCTGTGGGCACAGGCTCCATGAAAAtccaaaaaaacatacaaataaactCATTGTTTATTTAGCTACTAAAGGAAATGAGTTGACAAACCTGGAAGCCCTCTGGAAGTGGCAGCGTGTGACAGATAACAGGCTCCCCATCTTTAGGCATGGCAGTAGCATCAACCAGTGTTCCCTGCAACTCTTCCACAGTGGTGGCAGTGACAGGCACAGCTGAAACGGGCACCTGCACAAGTTGCAGTTCGCCCAGACCCAGTTGTTGTTCCTCCATATTGACCACCTGCAGGGTGATGATCTGCGTGTCATCTACTGTGGTGACTGTGGCCTCGTGAGCTGCCCCAGCTACACTGACTTCTGTCTTCATCTGCAGCAGGGACGGGTCCAGCGAGTCCATTACCATCATTTCTACACCACTATTCACGCTCACTACACCTTCAACCAGCTGCTGCTGTGCATCAACCACTGCACCGGTTACTTCACCCTCAGCTACGGGCTGCTCTACCGCCTCTAGACCAGCAGCCTGCAGCAGATCGGCTTCAACATCTTCATCCTCACGCCGTCGTTGATAGGTCTTACAATCCTTGGCTTTGAAGGCGTCCCCCGTC
The sequence above is drawn from the Hemibagrus wyckioides isolate EC202008001 linkage group LG04, SWU_Hwy_1.0, whole genome shotgun sequence genome and encodes:
- the ctcf gene encoding transcriptional repressor CTCF, whose product is MEGGPTEAVVDETGDAFKAKDCKTYQRRREDEDVEADLLQAAGLEAVEQPVAEGEVTGAVVDAQQQLVEGVVSVNSGVEMMVMDSLDPSLLQMKTEVSVAGAAHEATVTTVDDTQIITLQVVNMEEQQLGLGELQLVQVPVSAVPVTATTVEELQGTLVDATAMPKDGEPVICHTLPLPEGFQVVKVGANGEVETVEQDELHGHEEQSLQQQEEEDIPEAQNDDPTWAKDPDYTPPVKKTKKTKKSKLRYNTEGEKDMDVSVYDFEEEQQEGLLSEVNAEKVVGNMKPPKPTKIKKKGVKKTFQCELCSYTCPRRSNLDRHMKSHTDERPHKCHLCGRAFRTVTLLRNHLNTHTGTRPHKCTDCDMAFVTSGELVRHRRYKHTHEKPFKCSMCDYASVEVSKLKRHIRSHTGERPFQCSLCSYASRDTYKLKRHMRTHSGEKPYECYICHARFTQSGTMKMHILQKHTENVAKFHCPHCDTVIARKSDLGVHLRKQHSYIEQGRKCRYCEAVFHERYALIQHQKSHKNEKRFKCDQCDYACRQERHMVMHKRTHTGEKPYACSHCEKTFRQKQLLDMHFRRYHDPNFVPTSFVCTKCGKTFTRRNTMARHAENCSGMEGGDGENGAPTKRGRGGRKRKMRSRKDDDDDSDDHGEPDLDDLDEEEEEDEDALDDVEMEVEQAPPTVPVPAPAEPPVKRKRGRPPKNPPKASPAKNTAIAPTATAIIQVEDEGTGAIENIIVKKEQDGVDSSVAASAEPVVEEVEATEGGVDAEQLSVPEAAPNGDLTPEMILSMMDR